The proteins below come from a single Triticum aestivum cultivar Chinese Spring chromosome 5D, IWGSC CS RefSeq v2.1, whole genome shotgun sequence genomic window:
- the LOC123119858 gene encoding auxin-binding protein 4: MASGHTTAASVRGPRFAGAGRRGALLLALLLAAAAALLPVAEPSCPRDNSVVKDINKMHQSNYGIGGFSHITVAGALAHGMKEVEVWLQTISAGQRTPIHRHSCEVFVVLKGRGTLLLGSTSLPYLGTPQEIPVFQNSTFTVPINDPHQVWNSDEHEDLQVLVIISRPPVKIFLYEDWSMPHTAAKLKFPFVWDEDCLDAPKDEL; the protein is encoded by the exons ATGGCGAGTGGACACACAACAGCTGCGTCCGTCCGTGGGCCCCGCttcgccggcgccggccgccgcggcgccctcctcctcgcgctgctcctcgccgccgcggccgccttACTCCCAGTAGCCGAGCCTTCCTGCCCCCGAG ACAATTCAGTCGTGAAAGATATAAACAAAATGCACCAGAGCAACTATGGAATTGGAGGATTCTCGCATATAACCGTTGCCGGTGCGCTAGCTCACGGCATGAAGGAG GTGGAGGTGTGGCTCCAAACAATTAGTGCCGGCCAGAGGACACCTATCCACAGACACTCGTGTGAGGTCTTTGTTGTCCTCAAAGGGAGAGGCACTCTCTTGCTGGGGTCGACCTCACTGCCGTACCTGGGAACGCCTCAGGAGATTCCTGTCTTTCAGAATAGCACATTCACAGTTCCTATAAATGATCCACACCAG GTTTGGAAttctgatgaacatgaagatttacAGGTGCTTGTGATCATATCGCGCCCACCTGTGAAGAT ATTTTTGTATGAAGATTGGAGTATGCCTCACACAGCGGCGAAGTTGAAGTTCCCCTTCGTCTGGGATGAGGACTGCTTAGACGCACCTAAAGATGAACTGTAG
- the LOC123119857 gene encoding uncharacterized protein produces the protein MEASRFGFGRDMAAAFKFDPTDADIVASYLLPRAVGLDEPHGREHAVIDDDPMSIPPWDLMEKHNHGTSDQAFFFGPPRNGGRVTRVVPGKGGGTWQGQNGRVGTVTLFCDGARAGEVDISYRRYDLTYKRAGDKAPSGWVMSEYQITSPPLLSTVLTRIGLIVAAREQRKRQPADPEAFAQQGPHKVLAVAAAATAAEHQRVSPAPVQPGPDPQADDGALYHGDTSVTGVGENGGHYTVPLLLNGQEYYKDKSRVKRKRRRYGA, from the exons ATGGAAGCCTCGCGGTTCGGCTTCGGCCGCGACATGGCGGCGGCGTTCAAGTTCGACCCCACCGACGCCGACATCGTCGCCTCCTACCTCCTCCCCCGCGCGGTCGGCCTCGACGAGCCCCACGGCCGCGAGCACGCCGTGATCGACGACGACCCCATGAGCATCCCGCCGTGGGACCTCATGGAGAAGCACAACCACGGGACCAGCGACCAGGCCTTCTTCTTCGGGCCTCCCAGGAACGGGGGCCGCGTCACGCGCGTCGTGCCCGGCAAGGGCGGCGGCACGTGGCAAGGCCAGAATGGCAGGGTCGGGACCGTCACCCTGTTCTGCGATGGCGCCCGCGCCGGCGAGGTGGACATTAGCTACAGGAGGTACGACCTCACCTACAAGCGCGCGGGCGACAAGGCCCCCAGCGGCTGGGTCATGAGCGAGTACCAGATCACCTCGCCGCCGCTCTTGAGCACGGTGCTCACCCGCATCGGATTGATCGTCGCCGCCAGGGAGCAGAGGAAGCGACAGCCGGCCGACCCGGAG gcGTTTGCTCAGCAGGGCCCTCACAAGGTGCTGGCCGTCGCAGCCGCAGCCACCGCTGCCGAACATCAACGGGTTTCACCAGCGCCAGTGCAGCCAGGCCCTGACCCGCAAGCCGACGATGGTGCTCTCTACCATGGCGATACTAGCGTCACCGGCGTGGGGGAGAACGGCGGGCACTACACGGTTCCGCTTCTGCTCAACGGCCAAGAGTACTACAAGGACAAGAGCCGCGTCAAACGCAAACGGCGGCGATATGGGGCATGA